The genomic stretch atttagtggcatctggtGAAACGGACTTGgtagaaatggaaaataatattcacaagtattatttaaaataagaaccttaaccttaaaataagaatagttctgtttttgttaccttagaatgagctctttatatctacatagagagtGGGTCCTCGACCatggagcctgccatgttgcaccaccacgTTTCTACAGtggcccagaatggacaaaccaaacactgactccaGAGAAAGCATTTCCACAAGTTTTGTGGCTACTGTAGGATCTCCTACACCCTTGGAAGTGGAGGGAGAGGGGTACTCAATAGGTTGCAATCtgtaacctcaccactagatgccactaaatcctacacactgcccctttaatattgtttttatttcctttattcagaaaatgtgaaatgctGATATTGGAGCTGTTAAATCAAGCTACTTTATGATGTCTGTACACCAGTTTGATAtgttggaagaagaagaagaaaaaaaacccaacatcaTCTGTGCATCACCTTAGGAAACAAAActtttgatatatattttttaattagctAGTTCAATAGCTACAGATTTAGGTGATTATTCTTATgtaataaacaatataataatacatttgatacattgttgatacaaaaatattgataagGGGAGCTTTAAAAATGCTCATGGCTGTCCTACTTATATTGTTCAACATAAAGGAAAGTGTTACAGATGGAGATGGACCGAGAGATCGTATTGTTTCAGTGCTGGTGTGTAAACATTATAGATTGAACATGAGGTCACATTTATCTTGAAAGTCAAACATTTAAGGCTAAAACATGGCACAGAGGAAAAGAAGTTTGTGAAACTCAAAGAGTCAATAGATAGAGATAAATATTCCTTAAAATATGACTCAGTATCTTTTCAAAACATGGGATTATTTCAAGTCTTTTTACAATTAGTTTTCCTATATTCCCTAAATTGCAGCACAAAGAATGGGGTAGCACTATAACGTTAAACCAAACAGACATCTCTAGGAAAGGTCAGATTTTGGTGTAAAATCAAGTGTCGGTGTCAGGGGAAATGTGATTCCCTGGTTTAATATGAATGTCTTCGTAGCTAAGTGTAGCTGTGTCTCTAGTCTACCTGATCTGGGCACTTAATCCCTGAGCAGAACCATGTACAGTGTCCACATGAGAGCACAACCTGACAACAGGTCTGTTACCTCATCTGTTTAATTAAACAGTGACTCAACCTGTCTAACTCACTTAACGTGGCGGAGGGAAACCGTTCTTTTCCTGCAATGGGAGTGATGTCTTCCCTTTTATACCTCGGGGACATTTCACATTAATCAACATCATTACGCTGTAGAGGCGCCAGATTTAACCATGTTTCCACAGTTGCTGTACAGGTTACTATTAGACATTAGGTAGAAATGTATATAACACAGCATatcttcagttttatttcttaatCAGTTGCTGAAGTGGTTCTTCAGAGTGGAGGCTAGAAGGCAAAGATGCTTTAGAACCTCCTGGAAGGCGTTGAAGTGTGTTGAAGGGCTTGGGCTCGGTTTGTCCAAGGCACTCATGAAGCAGAGAGGTATCAGCAGATCAGAAGGACTGCAggtcacagaaataaaacttCCGGTGTGTGAGAAGTTCAAGGAGGTCATGGAGAAGACCAAACCATCAGATGACCCAAGAAGTGGAGGTTCTTTTCAGCAGGACTGAGCTGTTGAACTCAAATTGACATGTGGATGCAGAAGGAACACTCTAAGGAATGCATGAGCCTGACTCACACGCCCTTTAAGGAGGAGGTAGAGCTGAAAGTGTAGCCTTACCGGCCTCTTTGGCAGAAATAACTCAAGGTGTTAACGCATAAAAGGTGCTAGAAGAAGATGAGATTCACCCTGAGATGTTGACAGCACGGGGTATTGATGTGTTGTCTTGGCTGTCATGTATAGGTCATGGCCGAGTTTCCTTTAAAGTGCAGACGATGTGATAATGGGTGATCTCTTTATAACAAGGAAACCAAAAGGCGGTTACCACAagataacaagaaaaaaacacaccaaattaTCAAGAGGAAACACCAAATCAACAATTGTGATCGAACTAAAATGGGATTATCAGTAAAGAAACCAACAACTTTAGGCATACTTTCATAATCTGTACCGACATGTCAGTGGTGCTAAAATCCAAAAACCTTCTGCAGATTGCCCTCAGATGACACATCAGATGTCTGGAACATgcagcagatttaaaaaaaaaaataataccaCAGCACATAGGCAACAACCTCGCCATTAAACTTGATGTCATAATACAACACATTAATTATTTAGCATCTATTCCTCTATCATATTAGTAATGTTCCAGTATGTTCAAGTAACAGTGTACTCAATTGATCTTACTTTGCTAATAGTATTTCTCATATTTCTCCTTATAACAGTTAACCTACATCATCATATTATGAGCAAGGAAAGACTCATGTTCTCACCTGCAGTGAATCACACAACTAACAAAGCCTGTTACTCTACTTTTAGACCATTAAGCTTATCAGTCTCTATAGCTATAGTGGTATTTCACTTCAACTGACGGCTCTGATTGAAGGACTTTACACTATAGTCTATAGTTACTAGACAATGTGTTTATAATTGTGGTTTAAACCTGTTTTCACTCATATTACAGTTACCTGTTTCCAAATATGAAAAATCAATCATCAAGTAAAGTAAGAATTTCACCCACTCATCTCATAGTAAGCTACTTTATCCAACCTCTGTTATCTCTATTGTATTCATACAATTCATTCAAGCACACCCTccctttaaacatttaatgtaGTTCATTAGCCGCCTTTTTTATCAGGGTTATTATCCATTACCTTATCCAGTCATAATAAAAACCTGACGTCAGCACACAAGTTGCATCatgttatgtttaaaaaaaacagcctagTATTCCCAATGCAGTGTGATTCCCGaaaacggtgtgtgtgtgtgtgtgtgtgtgtgtgtctgtgtgtgtgtgtgtgtgtgtgtgtgtgtgtgtgtgtgtgtgtgtgtgtgtgtgagagagagagagagagagagagcgagagagagagagagagagagagagagagagagagagagagagagagagagagagagagagttatgGGGGTGGAGGGTGCGTTGGATTTGCGCAAGCGGGTGTGCTGGTGACCGGGACGGTGTGATTGGTCACCTCTGCGTGTGCGAGGATGCCTGTCAGCCATCAAAGTTGTGTGCTTTTAAAGTGCTGCGGGCAGAGGGCACAGTGTTCAGACCACACAGCTGCTGGAGACTGAGATCAACGCGTAAATCCGAGCATAGCGGACCGGTGCGCATCAGCAAGGATCAACCTGTCCAAACAGCGCGCAAAGAGAGAATAAAGACACAGACATGACTCTGCCAACTGTGCGACAACTTCTACTTTGCTGTTTGCTCTGGTGTCTTGGATGTTGGAGCATGACAGGTGCGTgatcacattaaaaatgattgacaggttagggttagggttagaggtaTTTATAAGAAAGATTAACTCAGTCATGTTTTTCTAGTTCTAAATGATGTAATTATGTTAGTAATGATTTTAGATGCAGTAcaaattgttatttatatattcaggAATGGTCACTTATAAACATGCAATTTAAAATTAATCATTCTAAAGtgaattgattgttttttatacTTATACTacttatactttatactttatactacTGGGTCTTATACTATATGATCACACCTATGTGAACAAAAATGACTTTAGGCTAAACCATGTATACACAAACCCTGAAAAAAGTCTTTATAAAACACTATCATAAATATGTGATAGTTAAAGAGTAAGAAAGTAAAATCATATTATGTTCTTTCTTGGGGAAAATACCTAAAATACATTCCCCATCtctcaatacacacacacacacacacacacacacacacacacacacacacacacacacacacacacacacacacacacacacgcacacacacgcacatagaTTTGAGTTTTATCTTTATCTGACCTCCAGGGGTGTAAGTGTTTATGTGTTGATCTAATGCATTTCTTTGATTATGCCAgcacttttcttttccttaatTATTCTGTATTGGTGACTTTCTAATTGGACACCATGTCAAGTAATTAAGAAAAAATCACAAGTTTCCCATTTTACCTGTCTGTAGATGTCTGCAGATGTAAATTAGTAGCTCTCTAGACTAAGAGCTATGATTAAGACAGTTAGTGTGGAGGAGTATACTGACACCAGTCAAAGGACTTTTTGACTAAAAGTTGTCTTTATTAATAGTTTATCACTTGCCTGTAAAGTATTCtgaaattataaatgaataataacagAGTCTTAATCTTTGTATGCCTTATTGGAGAGTAGCACCAAATAATTCAGATGGCTGAAAAGCAAATGATTCCACTGACCTCTTCCAGTTTAATGTGCTTATATTAACCACACCCACAGCTACAGTGATGTCAGGATGTAAAGCTCCTGAGTACACATCACTGCAGTGAGGACAGATCCACAATCACTGTCTAAAgattttaaactgatttaaagAGTAACCCAACTCTTTAAAGTTGAAATCGAAGAAATCTCTGTAACGATACTCAAGGTTATGATTTAAATTTGGATTCAAGACAGTTATCAAGTGTAAAAATACCAACAATTTTTTTGCAGAAATCCTCATTATTTGattcagaatacattttttaatctgtGATTGTTCTCATAAGATCAATTATGAATCAATTACTGCCCAGAAAATGAAATTCAAGTACAGTAAATCTATTTAAAGTTATTATCATGGACCACAAACACCCTTAAAGTCCTATTCAATTAGTATAGTATTATTGAACAGTGATTATCCTTAtacatttactattttaaaggagatgatatttaaataatatgGTGATAGATTGATTTATCAGCTGCACCATCATATTTGTTGCAGtgtattttgttatgtttgctATATTAACTCACCCTCACATGTGCTCATCATACAGATGCCAGTCTTCTGGATCAGTGGGAAGAAGGGATTGCATTAAGAAAGGTAGAGAGTTATACTGTTAGCTGTTACCGTACATTTATTATTACCGACACTGAGATGCTATGTTGGATTCActgtcattattcattcataGTGAAGTGTGTTGTTTGTCTGCAGGTTCGAGGCATCCAAAGTGATGATTTGAGTGACGTTTTGTGGCGAGACCAGAATGAGGTAGGTGGAAAAAACGATATAACGAATAACTTTAAAGacaactttcttttttgttgttgttctttttgttttttttaatgagcagtTCACGGCATTTAGAGTTAGATGCATAAGCAATCACACAAAATAAGGTAGTGTAAATGTGCAGGTGATGGACCAAACAAAAGTAATATATCCCTTCATGATATGTGCAATATGGCTATGAGGAATATCTCCAGTATAAAAAACTGTTATTAATCTGAAGTTGTGTTTTTACCCTCAGAATCAAGTCCAGAATGTTTTCAAAAGAGTAAGTGTTCTTCCTCAACTCTGTTCATTTATGATTTCTGATGTCTGATAATTCAGCAGCAGTTGGCTAACTTTGATATTTCTCCTTTGTTCCAGTTCCTGTTTCATTACTCTAAAGCACTCAACTCTGTTGGAgctgtgcagcagcaggtgagccacaGCTGCTCCTCAGCTGTTATATTTCGTCATTtcttcaaatgtcatttcagagATTTATTGCTTTCATTTAACGTCATTGATTCCAACAAGGTTTCGTCTCACTTTTTGTGACTTTAAATGtcagcagaggaggaaggaagagccTCCAACAGCtggaaaatgaaacaatacGAGGCCTTATTAGGTTTCAGtaccaaaaccaaaacagttGTGCTCTTTCATACTCTACCTTGagaaatcagctgtttttctggaaaatataactttttatgAAGCAAAATCAACCcaaattcacaaatattcaTGTATGTTAATCTAAACACAAGCAGCTGTACAAACATGTCGTCACACCAAACAACTTTTCAAACGTTTTCACTGTTGCAGACACATTTACAATATAGATAATAAATCATGACAGTTCTGCTGGAAGGTGCTATAAAACTCAGTCCGAGCTGTGTTAAGTCAGTCTTTATCTCGTCTTGACATCCTGAGAAAAACCAACATGTTTCATGTTAGAAGTCTTTGACTAATGCATACAGTGACGTTCAATGACGCAACATAGAACGTAAACAACAGgagcgctctctctctcgctctcgctctctctctctcagctgatAACAGAAAGCAGCAAACCGGGTAGTTACTGGAAGTCAATGCCGAAAAACTCCTCAAAtaccgtcacacacacacacacacacacacacacacacacatacacacgatAGTCATTGAGTTAACATTGTTATGAGTTGGTGTTTAATTCGGCGTGTATCTGATCCACCAACCAGCAAGTGTTTAGAGAGGAATCTTATTTTTTGAACCAGCTCGCCTCTCATTCCCACTGTCCTCTCCCACTAAAACAGCGCAGTTAACCAATAGAGGCTGGCAGCGAGTTGACGCGACAACATCCACAATGTAAAGGTTTTAAGGGAATACGGTGGATCTTTATGAATTATATTGATGCCGAATTGACAATTAGACGATTGACATCTGATgctttttatcttgtgtttctaGAGTAATGGCACAGTAACAAATCTTTACGTGTTCGCAAAAACACACGTTTCTTAAAGGGAGTTTGGTGTAATATTGTCCTCTGCGCAAGGagtaaaagtctaaaaaaaaaagtcttaaaaaatcACAAGGTAACTACTGAAAGTAAGACTACCTGACATTGCATGCTGTTAGTTATTagtttaattcatgtttacagcctaattatgtgtgtttgtattgattaCTGAGGGTGGTTGATCAGGCTAATTAACAGCTGATTGTACTAAGGGCACTATGCAGTAAATGGTTGCCCTTTGTGTGCCTGTTATTTAACTGTTTTCCTGATTAAACTGGATGTGCTTGATGGTCCCAATAAAACTTGAGAGCTCAACATTCTCATTGTTCTCTAGCTTCCCTTTTTATAAgttccattaacattcattcacCCAGAAAAAGTTAATATTTCTCTGTATAAAATGACCTCTTTGTCAGCTGCTGTGTATCTACATCTTTTTCACACATTATTTCAGGACAGTTGGATGAGTTAAACCTGTGATTTTTTGCCTTTGTCTAAGCTTCTTTTGTCTTTGACTTAGACATTATAATGATTTTAATCACGTTGTTTTGTCTGATGACATCTGACCCTCTGCTTCTATTCCTCTCATTTTGCTGCCTCATCTCTTTCTTCCCGCAGGCGAACTCAGTTCATCCTCTGATGCGACTGTCCCCTAAGCTTTCccagaggagaaagaagaaggtgGTGCTTTTGGTAagaaaatatcacacacacacacacagtttgcgGTATATTTAAGagggtgaagaagaagatgggCTTCAACCATCTAGAGAAACATTATAATAATGCAGGTGTGAGGAATCCTAAATACtaaaaaggtagaaaaaaaacacctacaaGTGGTCAAGCTGTGGGAGCATCTTGTTCAGTTTAGGCATATATGAAGCTTCCTTTCAGGGTTCCTTGTCTTGGACATGCTTCAGAGCAGTGGCTCCTAACCTTTACACCTGGAGAACCCTTATCACTAGGGGtgatttgtctttgtttcatcttaagaaaaaaagaaaggaaaacaatctaaattgagtagtttaagattacttttctttctttttgtcccaTTAATCAATTTGCGACCCCGTGGAGGGACCCGACCTTCATGTTGGGAAACACTATTTTGAAAAAGGATCTGCCTGAAGTCTGAAAAAGGACCTTTACTGGAAGCTTCCTGCTCACAGAACAAAGTAGTGATGAACCAATGAATCACATCACTGCTCTGGTTGCTTTTAACTCTAACACTgacatttctctttctgtctcgcTCATGAAACAGAAGATTCGAGCTCTGCCGGAGGGGATGTTGTAAGAGACAActctaaaagaagaaaaaagaaaaatcagatttaacagaagagaagcagcagcaggtcgccgccgccgccgccgtcGCCACCACCTCCGGACATCACGGCCGGTGGAGCATATCAGACGTGTCTctccacacagaaacatgtcGTAGTGTtccaagaaaataaatgattgtgtCGTTAGAAAACAGAACTGCACTGCCATGCGTCTTCCTGCttccaaatgtaaaaaaagaaaatcaatgtgAACTGTGAACTGTTTCCCCACACACAAACCTGCCCATGTTGCACTGTTGGATGAGACACAGCTTTCACACAAACGCAAGCAGAACACTCACAATAACTCCTTTATAAGTCCTTTATAAATCAACCGTGACGCACATTCCATTTAAATGAGCACTTagacaaaaaacatgaattgttGTGGCAAATGAACTCACATTTAACAGTTTGAAATGTACATGTGTGAAACATAattaaaaagttcaaattttgTCTTTGAAGCTTTTGTAAAGATTTGGGTCGTTGAGTGTGATGTTAATTTGAATTATAAAAAGGGTGATTGTTGAGCTGTTTCCCCCGTTGAGAACAATGGGAGGACGGGTTGGTTCCACCACAATGTCACGGGTGTGATTCTGTCCCGCTGAGCTGCCCTGCGTAAGAGCACCACCaaggttaaaatatgaaaagtagGCGCTGATAAAGGAGATGCAGCCCCTTCTCTGTCCCTGCtcaacctgttgtttttttttaatacggtcctctgagtgtttttttttagcagcctGTATGTTCAGCTGGGACAGACTTGTATCTTATTAGTCCTCGTCCTCAGAGTCGTCCTTTCGTGAGGGAAGCGACGATCTGATTGATGACATCAGCTTGTCTTCAATTTGCTTTTTGGGGTTTTCCTCTAGGTCTGTCTTCACCGCTCCGCTCTCTGATAACCTCCACTCCAGCTCTGGATGAGACACACAGGACAAATCACAAAACACTTCACTCACTGAATATGACACAATATACAGGATGTGACTTTAATACTGTCACCAGTGTAAAAGAATCAAAGAGAAATCTTATTTTTTTGGCATCACTCCCATCAGTTATGATCAAATGTTACTCATCAGCTTCATTGTAGTgatacttttcatttttaccatttaaatTCACAATTTGTTAAAAAGAGTAAAGGGTCATCCACACCAATATCgataacgatgtgagcgtccacacttatgaactataacgtcctgtaaacagtGGTGCCAAGCATGCATTGCACTCTTTAACTGTGTCAGCAAATTATGAAAATAGatattgatgagctgttactgctgtgtgctgaacagagaaataaaaaagaaaagcagaagggtTTACGGgcgggtgctgattcagtgtgttgatcagaagtatttcaggaCATTAGTTGCTGTGACGTTTCAGTATGTACAGACAGAACTGACCCGACTGacagcagcacatgttgaagcagcttttattgagctgtggcagcaaacacacagtatgagcacagatctatAGTTCTTGGTATGGATGGCCCCATAAGACTTGACACAGTCGGTTGTCACATTCAATGACTCTCCAGAATTATACTTATTACTGGTGTTACCTTACACTTTATAAACCAGCACATCACCGTCACTCTTACCTTCTACTTTGAGGTTCATGCCGCCGAACACCAGCGGCCCGATGAACTGAGCCTTCATCTCCCCCTCGAAGTAGACGAAGATGGTGGGCAGGTTGCGGTCGGGGTAGTTGGGGATGCAGGTGGTGGAGATGGACTTGAGGAACTTGGTCTGAGGGAACTTCCTGGCCAGTATGCTCAGGTGCTGGTTGATGAGGGAGCACAGAGGGAGGCTGGGAAAACCAGATGGACAGGTTAGTGTTGTGCTTTTGGTCAAAAATAATACTTTgcctttatttctctttttttttgaaaatactCATTGAAGAGTTTTGTCTCGACTTTGCTGGGTGACCTTACCCTTGTTTGTAGAGGTGCAGCACCACCCAGATGCCGTCTCCGGCCTTGTTGACCTCCTTGACGTAGTCCTGTCCGGAGATTTCCTCCAGCTCTCCAAACGCATTCTTTATCTGCGTCGCCTTCCACTCTGCGAGCCGTTGTTGTCTGCACAGAGTCATGACAAGCATCGGTGAGCTGCTGTTTCACACTACAAACTGTCTCAATCCACTGCTGAGAGTTTCAGTGTTGTGGTTAACAGAAACTCTCAGTCGTGTGATTCAGAAAAGCCACATTTTTCCTGTGAGCGTGTCTGGATTGAGCTTAAGGGTTATAGGTGTTGACCTTTGTGGTCATTTGTAAGAACTAAGCATGTTTTCCAGCAGTTCttaacatatataaacacataactACAGCAGCCCCCTACTCACCTGTACATCTCAATAGCAGCTTCATCATCGTCACTGAACTCATCTTCATTCTCCTCCAGCTCTTCTAGTGTCATGCTCTCGTACGTTTTGACTGTTCAGAGAAACAACTACAGTCAGAACAGCTGCGTGATTGGTTGAATATTAGCAGTAACCTCTGctaataaaacaacagttacAGGGGTAAATAGGCAATATGgtttttgtgatttgggtgaaATTACCCTTAAAAGTAAGTTTCTGTGCAATGTTAACATTTGCCTTCCACATTAAGAGACAAACAGACGTGTATCCCGAACTGTCTCTCTTACCAATAGACTGCTGCTGAAGGGccagctcctcctcttcatcatctttagGGACCTCCTTGGGAGGAAGGATACCTTTCTTCCTCAGGATATCATTCCACTCTGTGTCTTCATTGGGGTCCTGGGGAGGAAACACAGCACATATAGTCCATTAAATCTTGTAGTTTCATTTCGAAGATTAAAGTCAGATCTAAACTAAACTGCTGTGTTCAGTTGGAAATaatctttgatttattttcaagtttaaaaattaaattgaattaaatgatGGGGTTGTTTTTGATATGTTGGCCTtgttgaaattatgttttttcctTCAATACAAATCAAATTTTGAAGTACTGTTGAATAGTTTGGTAGCTTTCCAACTACTGGGTGACGTCACTGCTCGCGTCACT from Scomber scombrus chromosome 13, fScoSco1.1, whole genome shotgun sequence encodes the following:
- the pdcl3 gene encoding phosducin-like protein 3, with product MQDPNEDTEWNDILRKKGILPPKEVPKDDEEEELALQQQSIVKTYESMTLEELEENEDEFSDDDEAAIEMYRQQRLAEWKATQIKNAFGELEEISGQDYVKEVNKAGDGIWVVLHLYKQGLPLCSLINQHLSILARKFPQTKFLKSISTTCIPNYPDRNLPTIFVYFEGEMKAQFIGPLVFGGMNLKVEELEWRLSESGAVKTDLEENPKKQIEDKLMSSIRSSLPSRKDDSEDED
- the nms gene encoding neuromedin-U gives rise to the protein MTLPTVRQLLLCCLLWCLGCWSMTDASLLDQWEEGIALRKVRGIQSDDLSDVLWRDQNENQVQNVFKRFLFHYSKALNSVGAVQQQANSVHPLMRLSPKLSQRRKKKVVLLKIRALPEGML